One Patescibacteria group bacterium DNA segment encodes these proteins:
- a CDS encoding uracil-DNA glycosylase, translating to MSDKLAALQKIISDVKSHQCSLRAGCLQAVPGEGNPDSPIVFIGEGPGRVEDQEGRPFVGPAGHVLVKLLASIGLKREDVYITNVVKCRPPGNRDPLPAEVDEHHIFLQQELDLIQPKLIVLLGRHALHWFLPNEQISKARGKAKRQGQYVYFPIYHPAATLHNPNLAQDLQNDFLKIPVVLQKIAELPAPAAASPTAINPSPQPPAQLAIF from the coding sequence CCAGTGTTCTTTACGGGCGGGTTGCCTGCAAGCTGTTCCGGGTGAGGGCAATCCCGACAGTCCTATCGTATTTATTGGCGAAGGACCCGGGAGAGTAGAAGACCAGGAGGGGCGCCCTTTTGTCGGTCCAGCTGGGCACGTTTTAGTCAAACTCCTAGCTAGTATCGGATTGAAACGAGAGGATGTTTACATTACTAATGTAGTAAAATGCCGCCCGCCGGGTAATCGCGATCCTCTCCCCGCCGAAGTAGACGAACATCATATATTTTTGCAACAGGAATTGGATTTAATCCAACCTAAGTTAATTGTGCTATTGGGTCGGCATGCCCTGCATTGGTTTTTGCCGAATGAACAGATTTCAAAAGCGCGAGGTAAAGCTAAACGACAGGGGCAATACGTTTATTTTCCGATTTATCATCCCGCTGCCACCTTGCATAATCCCAATCTCGCGCAGGATTTACAAAATGATTTCTTGAAAATCCCGGTTGTTCTCCAAAAAATAGCCGAATTGCCGGCTCCCGCCGCGGCCTCACCAACTGCCATCAATCCATCCCCTCAACCGCCTGCTCAACTCGCCATATTTTAA
- a CDS encoding ribonuclease J: MKTRSDRPHKSQRPHKPTKPVYPINSKGVLRFIPLGGLDGIGMNMLLLEYGDDIVALDCGMMFPDETMLGIDYVIPDISYLRKHRKKLRGVIISHGHEDHVGGIPHLLPELGVPVYASVLASALIEARLSEFPGAKQVKVYKYQENDELKLGVFRIKFFRVLHSIPDSFGIIIDTPLGRVVYTGDFKFDLTAPEPITLDFDRITNGGQEQPLLLLSESTNAEMPGSTISEQEVVESFDRIFSASKGRLIVSSFASRIDRMQYVLTAAQKYGRRVTISGRSMLKYFDAASRLGYLKYPKELLVPLKGVSKIPDEQLVVLSTGSQGQQGSSLARMAFNEHTQVKIKSGDTVVISSSPIPGNERSVSAIINNLCREGAEVIHNRTMQVHVTGHAFQDELKLVLDKLRPKYFIPVHGEYHMRTAHKKLATGLGMTEDHIFMIDNGDVVEIDKTSARKLRETVPAGVIMVDGLGVGDVGEIVLRDRQAMAKEGMFVIIATIERKTGQLVSSPDIISRGFVYMREQEDLINRTRNEVKRILGGKRKGKKMPDDWNNIKQKVREEIGQFLYRETERRPMILPVIIEV; encoded by the coding sequence ATGAAAACAAGATCGGACAGACCTCACAAATCCCAGCGGCCCCATAAACCGACTAAACCAGTTTATCCCATTAACTCCAAGGGCGTTTTAAGGTTCATTCCTTTAGGCGGATTAGATGGAATTGGGATGAATATGCTGTTGCTGGAATACGGGGATGATATTGTAGCTTTGGATTGCGGCATGATGTTTCCCGATGAAACTATGCTCGGGATCGATTATGTCATTCCTGACATTTCTTATTTAAGAAAACACCGGAAAAAACTTAGAGGAGTAATTATCTCGCATGGCCATGAAGACCATGTCGGTGGCATTCCCCATCTCCTCCCCGAGTTAGGCGTGCCAGTTTATGCCAGCGTGCTCGCGAGTGCTCTGATTGAGGCGCGTTTAAGCGAATTCCCCGGGGCTAAGCAGGTCAAAGTTTATAAATACCAAGAGAATGATGAGTTAAAGCTCGGCGTGTTTCGGATCAAATTCTTCCGGGTGCTCCACAGCATTCCGGATAGTTTCGGCATTATTATTGATACTCCCCTTGGCCGAGTGGTGTATACCGGTGATTTTAAATTTGATTTAACTGCCCCTGAACCGATCACACTCGATTTCGATCGGATCACTAATGGCGGGCAGGAACAACCCCTGCTTCTCCTCTCGGAAAGCACTAATGCGGAAATGCCGGGTTCCACTATTTCGGAGCAGGAGGTGGTAGAGAGTTTTGATCGCATCTTCTCCGCTTCTAAGGGCCGATTAATCGTGTCTTCGTTCGCCTCCCGGATTGACCGGATGCAATATGTGTTAACTGCCGCCCAAAAATATGGGCGGAGAGTCACCATCTCCGGACGCAGTATGTTGAAATATTTTGATGCCGCCTCGCGCCTGGGTTATCTGAAATACCCGAAAGAATTATTAGTCCCCTTAAAAGGCGTTAGTAAAATTCCCGATGAGCAACTAGTGGTCTTGAGTACCGGTAGCCAGGGTCAACAAGGTTCGTCACTCGCGCGGATGGCCTTTAACGAACATACTCAAGTCAAAATTAAATCCGGCGATACGGTCGTGATTTCATCGTCCCCTATCCCCGGCAATGAACGGTCGGTTTCCGCGATTATTAATAATTTGTGTCGGGAAGGCGCCGAGGTTATTCATAATCGGACAATGCAGGTACATGTCACCGGCCATGCTTTCCAGGACGAGCTCAAGCTCGTATTAGATAAGCTGCGGCCCAAGTACTTTATTCCGGTGCACGGCGAATATCATATGCGCACCGCCCATAAAAAACTGGCCACTGGCTTGGGGATGACAGAAGACCATATTTTTATGATTGATAATGGCGATGTAGTGGAAATTGATAAAACCAGTGCTCGGAAGCTCAGGGAAACCGTTCCGGCCGGCGTGATTATGGTAGACGGTTTAGGTGTCGGTGACGTGGGAGAGATTGTGTTGCGGGATCGCCAAGCTATGGCCAAGGAAGGCATGTTTGTGATTATCGCCACAATAGAACGGAAAACCGGCCAGCTGGTGAGCAGTCCGGACATTATCTCGCGCGGATTTGTCTATATGCGGGAGCAGGAAGACCTGATCAATCGCACCCGAAACGAAGTCAAACGGATTCTCGGCGGTAAGCGCAAAGGTAAAAAGATGCCGGATGACTGGAACAATATCAAACAAAAAGTCCGGGAAGAGATTGGTCAATTTCTCTACAGAGAAACTGAACGTCGCCCGATGATCCTACCGGTAATAATCGAAGTCTAA